The Punica granatum isolate Tunisia-2019 chromosome 4, ASM765513v2, whole genome shotgun sequence genome has a window encoding:
- the LOC116204004 gene encoding E4 SUMO-protein ligase PIAL2 isoform X1 has translation MASTAINSPPPSSAVSTLYQLSASMVNSLRVAAVLERLSMHLAAPPDPASTQHAHGVEYYNLLLSLARGIDYAVANNDIPEKVAHIPELLKEICRRKSDACSQALVMVLMISVKNACKVGWFPEKERQELFALFDDVGSCFYNPRDISETYDSLYTISTIFERYYPQMKIGEILATLEVKPGYGAYVSDFHVSKNTAHSPDEKIRLLVAQTDKLGTSACIISPPQVNFLLNGKGVDRRTNIFMDTGPQMPTNVTSMLKYGTNLLQAVGQFNGRCLIALAFMSVTSPLDSSELKGYVSPTLAAQDSDSEIIEGPSRISLNCPISRSRIKVPVKGHSCKHPQCFDFSNFIGINSRRPMWRCPHCNQYVCFTDLCIDQNIAKILKEVGGDVTGVMISADGSWKAVMESDGDFDIIHNKISTAEGSTDPPPVSDVFDLTEDNDEMDVTVNIEDEDTKPRGLNQTHIVNRDPVHPEGDFWSGALAGPTNSNAGLDPQVAGGGAFEPIMLSNLTSPAITDSISSALNNQGFHGLRNISSGESILQSQLSAANTLHLQQSVMVNSILNNENGYGNRQPIPVNVTRTPTAVQALPVQHQTPNPLLRSRSDMNPVILNSSSIASTATLPLAQQQFLRSIPSSSPSSLHPARTLQQATNRSASPALQQRPNQLQAWPGTSTGLFMGFQNQHLQQALNQTMLPPMSQSPTTPRYPMTRFQTPLVQTPTTSGAPHSRFQIPSHQGNPSHRQHAPPPQIGISRPPGFRAPTPSEEQRGNSTAGGQPSPRVDGSGDLASEQNWRPAGRMRGSITGRPFSDEISQLVIQPTQPTRPSGSLAPSNPVSASLSAPPHLRASMSNNKNTSTGDAQKNQ, from the exons ATGGCCAGCACGGCGATAAATTCCCCACCGCCTTCCTCCGCTGTCAGCACTTTGTACCAACTCTCCGCCTCCATGGTGAACTCCTTGAGAGTCGCAGCCGTCCTCGAGCGGCTCTCGATGCACCTCGCTGCTCCTCCCGACCCTGCTAGCACTCAGCATGCCCACGGCGTCGAGTACTACAATCTCCTGCTCTCACTCGCCAG aGGGATTGATTACGCAGTAGCAAACAATGATATTCCAGAGAAGGTTGCACATATACCGGAATTACTCAAAGAG ATTTGCCGACGGAAAAGTGATGCTTGCTCACAAGCACTCGTCATGGTATTGATGATCTCTGTTAAG AATGCTTGTAAGGTTGGATGGTTTCCGGAGAAGGAGAGGCAAGAGCTCTTCGCCCTCTTTGATGAT GTCGGAAGCTGCTTCTACAATCCAAGAGATATTAGTGAAACCTATGATTCTCTTTATACAATTTCAACAATTTTTGAGAG ATACTATCCACAAATGAAGATTGGTGAGATACTTGCAACACTTGAAGTAAAG CCTGGATATGGGGCCTATGTCAGCGATTTTCACGTTTCGAAGAATACAGCACATTCTCCAGATGAAAAGATA AGATTACTTGTGGCGCAGACAGATAAGCTGGGGACTTCTGCCTGCATAATAAGCCCTCCACAAGTAAA CTTTCTCTTAAATGGAAAAGGGGTGGACCGGAGAACTAATATTTTCATG GATACTGGGCCTCAAATGCCCACTAATGTTACGTCAATGCTCAAGTATGGAACCAATCTTCTCCAAGCTGTGGGCCAGTTCAATG GCCGTTGTTTGATAGCTCTTGCTTTTATGAGTGTGACGTCGCCACTTGATTCTAGTGAGCTGAAAGGTTATGTTTCACCAACTTTAGCTGCGCAAGATTCAG ACTCTGAAATTATTGAGGGGCCATCAAGAATATCTCTAAATTGTCCCATTAG CCGTTCACGTATTAAAGTTCCTGTGAAAGGACACTCATGCAAACATCCTCAG TGTTTtgattttagtaattttatcGGCATAAATTCAAGACGGCCAATGTGGCGCTGCCCGCATTGCAATCAGTATGTTTGCTTCACTGATCTCTGCATTGATCAAAACATTGCTAAG ATCCTCAAAGAGGTGGGTGGTGATGTCACTGGCGTCATGATCTCTGCTGATGGGTCATGGAAGGCTGTCATGGAGAGCGACGGTGATTTTGATATCATACACAATAAGATCTCTACGGCAGAAGGATCTACTGACCCTCCACCTGTAAGTGATGTTTTTGACCTTACAGAGGACAATGATGAGATGGATGTTACTGTCAACATTGAAGATGAAGACACGAAACCACGGGGTTTAAACCAGACTCACATTGTCAACCGTGATCCTGTTCATCCAGAAGGCGACTTCTGGTCGGGAGCTCTTGCAGGGCCAACAAATTCAAATGCAGGGTTGGACCCACAAGTTGCCGGTGGTGGAGCATTTGAGCCAATTATGCTTTCAAACCTCACATCTCCTGCTATTACTGATTCCATTTCTTCAGCACTCAATAATCAAGGGTTTCATGGGCTCAGGAATATCAGTTCCGGGGAGTCAATATTGCAAAGTCAGCTCTCTGCTGCAAATACTTTGCACTTACAGCAGTCAGTAATGGTAAATTCCATTCTGAATAACGAGAATGGGTATGGGAACAGGCAGCCAATTCCAGTGAATGTGACTAGAACTCCGACAGCAGTGCAAGCCCTGCCAGTTCAGCACCAAACACCAAATCCGCTGCTGAGATCAAGAAGTGATATGAACCCAGTGATCCTAAACAGTTCTTCCATAGCTTCTACTGCCACCCTTCCTCTGGCCCAGCAGCAATTTTTGAGATCTATTCCATCTTCATCTCCATCGTCACTTCACCCAGCCAGGACACTGCAG CAGGCTACGAATCGCTCGGCTAGTCCTGCTCTGCAACAGCGTCCCAATCAACTCCAAGCTTGGCCTGGAACATCCACTGGACTCTTTATGGGATTCCAAAACCAACATCTACAGCAAGCCCTGAACCAGACCATGCTGCCTCCAATGAGCCAGTCCCCAACTACCCCCAGATACCCCATGACTCGTTTTCAGACTCCATTGGTCCAAACACCCACGACAAGTGGGGCCCCACATTCGAGATTCCAGATTCCCTCTCATCAAGGTAATCCTTCCCATAGGCAGCATGCGCCACCTCCACAGATAGGGATTTCTCGACCTCCTGGCTTTAGAGCGCCTACACCGAGCGAGGAGCAAAGAGGGAACAGCACTGCAGGAGGTCAACCATCCCCGAGGGTTGATGGGTCGGGAGATTTGGCATCGGAGCAGAACTGGCGGCCTGCAGGCCGGATGCGAGGTAGCATAACTGGGCGACCTTTCTCAGATGAAATTAGCCAGCTCGTGATTCAACCGACACAGCCAACTCGACCTAGTGGATCGCTAGCACCATCAAATCCCGTCTCCGCCTCTTTGAGCGCTCCACCCCATTTGCGGGCTTCAATgtcaaataacaaaaatactaGCACAGGTGATGCACAAAAAAACCAGTAA
- the LOC116204004 gene encoding E4 SUMO-protein ligase PIAL2 isoform X2, which produces MASTAINSPPPSSAVSTLYQLSASMVNSLRVAAVLERLSMHLAAPPDPASTQHAHGVEYYNLLLSLARGIDYAVANNDIPEKVAHIPELLKEICRRKSDACSQALVMVLMISVKNACKVGWFPEKERQELFALFDDVGSCFYNPRDISETYDSLYTISTIFERYYPQMKIGEILATLEVKPGYGAYVSDFHVSKNTAHSPDEKIRLLVAQTDKLGTSACIISPPQVNFLLNGKGVDRRTNIFMDTGPQMPTNVTSMLKYGTNLLQAVGQFNGRCLIALAFMSVTSPLDSSELKGYVSPTLAAQDSDSEIIEGPSRISLNCPISRSRIKVPVKGHSCKHPQCFDFSNFIGINSRRPMWRCPHCNQYVCFTDLCIDQNIAKILKEVGGDVTGVMISADGSWKAVMESDGDFDIIHNKISTAEGSTDPPPVSDVFDLTEDNDEMDVTVNIEDEDTKPRGLNQTHIVNRDPVHPEGDFWSGALAGPTNSNAGLDPQVAGGGAFEPIMLSNLTSPAITDSISSALNNQGFHGLRNISSGESILQSQLSAANTLHLQQSVMVNSILNNENGYGNRQPIPVNVTRTPTAVQALPVQHQTPNPLLRSRSDMNPVILNSSSIASTATLPLAQQQFLRSIPSSSPSSLHPARTLQATNRSASPALQQRPNQLQAWPGTSTGLFMGFQNQHLQQALNQTMLPPMSQSPTTPRYPMTRFQTPLVQTPTTSGAPHSRFQIPSHQGNPSHRQHAPPPQIGISRPPGFRAPTPSEEQRGNSTAGGQPSPRVDGSGDLASEQNWRPAGRMRGSITGRPFSDEISQLVIQPTQPTRPSGSLAPSNPVSASLSAPPHLRASMSNNKNTSTGDAQKNQ; this is translated from the exons ATGGCCAGCACGGCGATAAATTCCCCACCGCCTTCCTCCGCTGTCAGCACTTTGTACCAACTCTCCGCCTCCATGGTGAACTCCTTGAGAGTCGCAGCCGTCCTCGAGCGGCTCTCGATGCACCTCGCTGCTCCTCCCGACCCTGCTAGCACTCAGCATGCCCACGGCGTCGAGTACTACAATCTCCTGCTCTCACTCGCCAG aGGGATTGATTACGCAGTAGCAAACAATGATATTCCAGAGAAGGTTGCACATATACCGGAATTACTCAAAGAG ATTTGCCGACGGAAAAGTGATGCTTGCTCACAAGCACTCGTCATGGTATTGATGATCTCTGTTAAG AATGCTTGTAAGGTTGGATGGTTTCCGGAGAAGGAGAGGCAAGAGCTCTTCGCCCTCTTTGATGAT GTCGGAAGCTGCTTCTACAATCCAAGAGATATTAGTGAAACCTATGATTCTCTTTATACAATTTCAACAATTTTTGAGAG ATACTATCCACAAATGAAGATTGGTGAGATACTTGCAACACTTGAAGTAAAG CCTGGATATGGGGCCTATGTCAGCGATTTTCACGTTTCGAAGAATACAGCACATTCTCCAGATGAAAAGATA AGATTACTTGTGGCGCAGACAGATAAGCTGGGGACTTCTGCCTGCATAATAAGCCCTCCACAAGTAAA CTTTCTCTTAAATGGAAAAGGGGTGGACCGGAGAACTAATATTTTCATG GATACTGGGCCTCAAATGCCCACTAATGTTACGTCAATGCTCAAGTATGGAACCAATCTTCTCCAAGCTGTGGGCCAGTTCAATG GCCGTTGTTTGATAGCTCTTGCTTTTATGAGTGTGACGTCGCCACTTGATTCTAGTGAGCTGAAAGGTTATGTTTCACCAACTTTAGCTGCGCAAGATTCAG ACTCTGAAATTATTGAGGGGCCATCAAGAATATCTCTAAATTGTCCCATTAG CCGTTCACGTATTAAAGTTCCTGTGAAAGGACACTCATGCAAACATCCTCAG TGTTTtgattttagtaattttatcGGCATAAATTCAAGACGGCCAATGTGGCGCTGCCCGCATTGCAATCAGTATGTTTGCTTCACTGATCTCTGCATTGATCAAAACATTGCTAAG ATCCTCAAAGAGGTGGGTGGTGATGTCACTGGCGTCATGATCTCTGCTGATGGGTCATGGAAGGCTGTCATGGAGAGCGACGGTGATTTTGATATCATACACAATAAGATCTCTACGGCAGAAGGATCTACTGACCCTCCACCTGTAAGTGATGTTTTTGACCTTACAGAGGACAATGATGAGATGGATGTTACTGTCAACATTGAAGATGAAGACACGAAACCACGGGGTTTAAACCAGACTCACATTGTCAACCGTGATCCTGTTCATCCAGAAGGCGACTTCTGGTCGGGAGCTCTTGCAGGGCCAACAAATTCAAATGCAGGGTTGGACCCACAAGTTGCCGGTGGTGGAGCATTTGAGCCAATTATGCTTTCAAACCTCACATCTCCTGCTATTACTGATTCCATTTCTTCAGCACTCAATAATCAAGGGTTTCATGGGCTCAGGAATATCAGTTCCGGGGAGTCAATATTGCAAAGTCAGCTCTCTGCTGCAAATACTTTGCACTTACAGCAGTCAGTAATGGTAAATTCCATTCTGAATAACGAGAATGGGTATGGGAACAGGCAGCCAATTCCAGTGAATGTGACTAGAACTCCGACAGCAGTGCAAGCCCTGCCAGTTCAGCACCAAACACCAAATCCGCTGCTGAGATCAAGAAGTGATATGAACCCAGTGATCCTAAACAGTTCTTCCATAGCTTCTACTGCCACCCTTCCTCTGGCCCAGCAGCAATTTTTGAGATCTATTCCATCTTCATCTCCATCGTCACTTCACCCAGCCAGGACACTGCAG GCTACGAATCGCTCGGCTAGTCCTGCTCTGCAACAGCGTCCCAATCAACTCCAAGCTTGGCCTGGAACATCCACTGGACTCTTTATGGGATTCCAAAACCAACATCTACAGCAAGCCCTGAACCAGACCATGCTGCCTCCAATGAGCCAGTCCCCAACTACCCCCAGATACCCCATGACTCGTTTTCAGACTCCATTGGTCCAAACACCCACGACAAGTGGGGCCCCACATTCGAGATTCCAGATTCCCTCTCATCAAGGTAATCCTTCCCATAGGCAGCATGCGCCACCTCCACAGATAGGGATTTCTCGACCTCCTGGCTTTAGAGCGCCTACACCGAGCGAGGAGCAAAGAGGGAACAGCACTGCAGGAGGTCAACCATCCCCGAGGGTTGATGGGTCGGGAGATTTGGCATCGGAGCAGAACTGGCGGCCTGCAGGCCGGATGCGAGGTAGCATAACTGGGCGACCTTTCTCAGATGAAATTAGCCAGCTCGTGATTCAACCGACACAGCCAACTCGACCTAGTGGATCGCTAGCACCATCAAATCCCGTCTCCGCCTCTTTGAGCGCTCCACCCCATTTGCGGGCTTCAATgtcaaataacaaaaatactaGCACAGGTGATGCACAAAAAAACCAGTAA
- the LOC116204004 gene encoding E4 SUMO-protein ligase PIAL2 isoform X3: MVLMISVKNACKVGWFPEKERQELFALFDDVGSCFYNPRDISETYDSLYTISTIFERYYPQMKIGEILATLEVKPGYGAYVSDFHVSKNTAHSPDEKIRLLVAQTDKLGTSACIISPPQVNFLLNGKGVDRRTNIFMDTGPQMPTNVTSMLKYGTNLLQAVGQFNGRCLIALAFMSVTSPLDSSELKGYVSPTLAAQDSDSEIIEGPSRISLNCPISRSRIKVPVKGHSCKHPQCFDFSNFIGINSRRPMWRCPHCNQYVCFTDLCIDQNIAKILKEVGGDVTGVMISADGSWKAVMESDGDFDIIHNKISTAEGSTDPPPVSDVFDLTEDNDEMDVTVNIEDEDTKPRGLNQTHIVNRDPVHPEGDFWSGALAGPTNSNAGLDPQVAGGGAFEPIMLSNLTSPAITDSISSALNNQGFHGLRNISSGESILQSQLSAANTLHLQQSVMVNSILNNENGYGNRQPIPVNVTRTPTAVQALPVQHQTPNPLLRSRSDMNPVILNSSSIASTATLPLAQQQFLRSIPSSSPSSLHPARTLQQATNRSASPALQQRPNQLQAWPGTSTGLFMGFQNQHLQQALNQTMLPPMSQSPTTPRYPMTRFQTPLVQTPTTSGAPHSRFQIPSHQGNPSHRQHAPPPQIGISRPPGFRAPTPSEEQRGNSTAGGQPSPRVDGSGDLASEQNWRPAGRMRGSITGRPFSDEISQLVIQPTQPTRPSGSLAPSNPVSASLSAPPHLRASMSNNKNTSTGDAQKNQ; encoded by the exons ATGGTATTGATGATCTCTGTTAAG AATGCTTGTAAGGTTGGATGGTTTCCGGAGAAGGAGAGGCAAGAGCTCTTCGCCCTCTTTGATGAT GTCGGAAGCTGCTTCTACAATCCAAGAGATATTAGTGAAACCTATGATTCTCTTTATACAATTTCAACAATTTTTGAGAG ATACTATCCACAAATGAAGATTGGTGAGATACTTGCAACACTTGAAGTAAAG CCTGGATATGGGGCCTATGTCAGCGATTTTCACGTTTCGAAGAATACAGCACATTCTCCAGATGAAAAGATA AGATTACTTGTGGCGCAGACAGATAAGCTGGGGACTTCTGCCTGCATAATAAGCCCTCCACAAGTAAA CTTTCTCTTAAATGGAAAAGGGGTGGACCGGAGAACTAATATTTTCATG GATACTGGGCCTCAAATGCCCACTAATGTTACGTCAATGCTCAAGTATGGAACCAATCTTCTCCAAGCTGTGGGCCAGTTCAATG GCCGTTGTTTGATAGCTCTTGCTTTTATGAGTGTGACGTCGCCACTTGATTCTAGTGAGCTGAAAGGTTATGTTTCACCAACTTTAGCTGCGCAAGATTCAG ACTCTGAAATTATTGAGGGGCCATCAAGAATATCTCTAAATTGTCCCATTAG CCGTTCACGTATTAAAGTTCCTGTGAAAGGACACTCATGCAAACATCCTCAG TGTTTtgattttagtaattttatcGGCATAAATTCAAGACGGCCAATGTGGCGCTGCCCGCATTGCAATCAGTATGTTTGCTTCACTGATCTCTGCATTGATCAAAACATTGCTAAG ATCCTCAAAGAGGTGGGTGGTGATGTCACTGGCGTCATGATCTCTGCTGATGGGTCATGGAAGGCTGTCATGGAGAGCGACGGTGATTTTGATATCATACACAATAAGATCTCTACGGCAGAAGGATCTACTGACCCTCCACCTGTAAGTGATGTTTTTGACCTTACAGAGGACAATGATGAGATGGATGTTACTGTCAACATTGAAGATGAAGACACGAAACCACGGGGTTTAAACCAGACTCACATTGTCAACCGTGATCCTGTTCATCCAGAAGGCGACTTCTGGTCGGGAGCTCTTGCAGGGCCAACAAATTCAAATGCAGGGTTGGACCCACAAGTTGCCGGTGGTGGAGCATTTGAGCCAATTATGCTTTCAAACCTCACATCTCCTGCTATTACTGATTCCATTTCTTCAGCACTCAATAATCAAGGGTTTCATGGGCTCAGGAATATCAGTTCCGGGGAGTCAATATTGCAAAGTCAGCTCTCTGCTGCAAATACTTTGCACTTACAGCAGTCAGTAATGGTAAATTCCATTCTGAATAACGAGAATGGGTATGGGAACAGGCAGCCAATTCCAGTGAATGTGACTAGAACTCCGACAGCAGTGCAAGCCCTGCCAGTTCAGCACCAAACACCAAATCCGCTGCTGAGATCAAGAAGTGATATGAACCCAGTGATCCTAAACAGTTCTTCCATAGCTTCTACTGCCACCCTTCCTCTGGCCCAGCAGCAATTTTTGAGATCTATTCCATCTTCATCTCCATCGTCACTTCACCCAGCCAGGACACTGCAG CAGGCTACGAATCGCTCGGCTAGTCCTGCTCTGCAACAGCGTCCCAATCAACTCCAAGCTTGGCCTGGAACATCCACTGGACTCTTTATGGGATTCCAAAACCAACATCTACAGCAAGCCCTGAACCAGACCATGCTGCCTCCAATGAGCCAGTCCCCAACTACCCCCAGATACCCCATGACTCGTTTTCAGACTCCATTGGTCCAAACACCCACGACAAGTGGGGCCCCACATTCGAGATTCCAGATTCCCTCTCATCAAGGTAATCCTTCCCATAGGCAGCATGCGCCACCTCCACAGATAGGGATTTCTCGACCTCCTGGCTTTAGAGCGCCTACACCGAGCGAGGAGCAAAGAGGGAACAGCACTGCAGGAGGTCAACCATCCCCGAGGGTTGATGGGTCGGGAGATTTGGCATCGGAGCAGAACTGGCGGCCTGCAGGCCGGATGCGAGGTAGCATAACTGGGCGACCTTTCTCAGATGAAATTAGCCAGCTCGTGATTCAACCGACACAGCCAACTCGACCTAGTGGATCGCTAGCACCATCAAATCCCGTCTCCGCCTCTTTGAGCGCTCCACCCCATTTGCGGGCTTCAATgtcaaataacaaaaatactaGCACAGGTGATGCACAAAAAAACCAGTAA
- the LOC116203143 gene encoding probable WRKY transcription factor 12, producing MKTLCLFSYKYGTLHSISNLPPTSNPNLGTLESEQIALFQFGMENGKVPLLPLALDLGTSSSIHPSAINSLQIPSLLLPPNLLQEYCQLSNLDVEWVNNFLFGSMTKFGINNDSQKPTSPAPADNASLTSMVGANNVVGREGNNTNDGSLGAAGSRVTDNRKVTGRSKKSVPQRVAFHTRSADDVLDDGYRWRKYGQKAVKNSSHPRSYYRCTHHTCNVKKQIQRLATDSGIVVTTYEGKHNHPSEKLMETLAPLLKQLQLLTRF from the exons ATGAAAACCTTATGCCTTTTCTCTTATAAATATGGGACTCTCCACTCCATTTCTAACCTTCCACCAACCTCAAACCCTAACTTGGGGACGCTTGAATCGGAGCAAATAGCCTTATTTCAATTCGGTATGGAGAATGGAAAAGTTCCATTACTACCTCTAGCCCTAGATCTCGGTACGAGCAGCTCAATCCACCCGTCGGCCATTAACTCCCTGCAAATCCCTTCATTATTGCTTCCTCCTAACCTATTACAAGAGTACTGTCAGCTGTCCAATTTGGATGTGGAATGGgtcaataattttcttttcggttCCATGACGAAGTTCGGTATCAACAATGACTCTCAGAAGCCTACTTCACCAGCGCCTGCAGATAATGCGTCCTTAACCTCTATGGTTGGTGCTAATAATGTTGTTGGTCGTGAAGGAAACAATACTAACGATGGATCCTTGGGAGCAGCCGGGTCGAGAGTTACTGATAACAGGAAAGTGACCGGAAGGTCGAAGAAATCGGTTCCACAGAGGGTTGCTTTCCATACTCGGAGTGCCGATGATGTTCTTGATGATGGGTACCGGTGGCGGAAGTACGGGCAAAAAGCTGTGAAGAACAGTAGTCACCCCAG gaGCTATTATCGATGCACGCACCATACATGCAATGTGAAGAAACAGATCCAGCGACTTGCAACGGACTCGGGCATCGTCGTGACGACATATGAAGGGAAGCACAACCATCCGAGTGAGAAGCTCATGGAGACCTTGGCTCCTCTGCTGAAGCAACTGCAGTTGCTCACCAGATTCTAG
- the LOC116203285 gene encoding meiotic recombination protein SPO11-2 produces MEDLCKSSLTFFSDQQLCYADVLPPPEVRARIEIAVLNFLRILNSPEPAISLLPLINRRMSNSRVSRGLLTDVPWIFLSHSFCTSSLMKATAAKAFIRVWKVMEMCFQILVEGKRVTQRELFYKLLCTSPNYFSSQLQVNRTIQDVVALLRCSRFSLGIMASSRGLVAGRLLLQEPGKEEIDCGATGSSGHAISGDLSLLGNLVMRADARYIILVEKHAIFQRLVEDRVFNQIPSILITARGYPDIATRFLLHRMSRNFPELPILALVDWNPAGLAILCTFKFGSIGMGLEAYRYACNVKWLGLRGDDLELIPQESLTPLKPKDLQIAKSLISLEILPESYLQELALMTQSGCRAEIEALYFNGYDYLGKYIATKIVRANYI; encoded by the exons ATGGAAGATCTGTGCAAATCGTCGCTGACGTTCTTCTCCGATCAGCAGCTCTGCTATGCCGACGTTCTCCCCCCGCCGGAGGTCCGGGCGAGGATAGAAATCGCGGTGCTCAACTTCCTCAGGATACTGAACTCCCCGGAACCTGCAATCTCACTTCTCCCTCTG ATCAATAGAAGGATGAGTAACAGCAGAGTTAGTCGGGGATTATTGACTGATGTTCCGTGGATTTTCCTCTCTCACTCATTTTGCACGAGTTCCCTCATGAAAGCAACTGCTGCTAAAGCTTTTATTCGAG TATGGAAGGTGATGGAGATGTGCTTTCAGATCCTAGTTGAGGGAAAGCGAGTCACGCAGCGAGAGCTCTTTTACAAACTACTATGTACCTCACCCAATTATTTCAGTTCTCAGCTGCAGGTTAACAGGACGATCCAAG ATGTTGTTGCATTGCTTCGTTGTAGCCGATTCAGTCTTGGAATAATGGCATCTAGCAGAGGACTTGTTGCTGGACGCCTGTTGCTGCAG GAGCCAGGTAAAGAGGAGATTGATTGTGGTGCAACTGGCTCTTCTGGACATGCAATCTCTGGAGACCTGAGTTTACTGGGCAATTTGGTCATGAGGGCAGATGCACGCTACATCATCTTGGTGGAAAAG CACGCAATATTCCAGCGCCTGGTGGAGGACCGTGTTTTTAATCAGATTCCGAGCATATTAATCACGGCCAGAGGATACCCAGATATAGCAACCAG ATTTCTCCTTCATCGAATGAGTAGGAATTTTCCTGAGCTGCCAATTCTAGCACTGGTAGACTG GAATCCTGCTGGATTAGCTATTCTTTGCACCTTCAAGTTCGGAAGCATAGGAATGGGCCTTGAAGCGTATAGATATG CTTGTAATGTGAAGTGGTTGGGATTGCGAGGAGATGATTTGGAGTTAATTCCTCAAGAATCTCTCACTCCATTGAAGCCAAAAGACCTACAAATTGCGAAAAGCTTGATCTCTTTGGAAATCTTGCCG GAAAGTTACCTGCAAGAGTTGGCGCTAATGACACAGAGTGGCTGTAGAGCAGAAATCGAAGCTCTCTACTTCAATGGGTATGATTATTTGGGAAAGTACATAGCCACGAAAATCGTACGGGCCAATTACATTTAA